Proteins found in one Mixophyes fleayi isolate aMixFle1 chromosome 8, aMixFle1.hap1, whole genome shotgun sequence genomic segment:
- the LOC142100266 gene encoding SRSF protein kinase 3-like, which yields MKRVTSRIYHAGHIFITSKLGKFPALRTRTSFAMSDKDECQENPEEYCLGGYHPVQTGEMLNRQYQVLHKVGWGYFSTVWLCRDLQKKKYVAVKISKSGKKFNEAALDEISLLNCVNGARKKESQGENVIEFLHDFKLIGENGLHACLVFELLGPSLLHLMKNHGSNGLPLNCVRRILQQVLQGLNFLHKKCRIIHTDIKPENILVCVKADNLQQYVAEAAVWSHNRASDGAVNGVDANFLTHLFETGNADMLGVKIADLGSACWTYKPFSEEIQTQQYRALEVLLGSGYSTPADIWSTACMAFEMATSFYLFKPQAGEQFTRNDDHIACMIELLGRIPPKIAFSGKYSSTFFNKQGDLLRIPYLYPCGLYDTLVNRHKWQKNEALVFASFLLPMLDYTPERRATAEKCLGHPWLKH from the exons aTGAAAAGAGTGACA TCTCGTATATATCACGCTGGACACATCTTCATAACTTCCAAATT GGGCAAGTTTCCTGCTTTAAGGACACGTACCTCTTTCGCAATGTCGGACAAAGACGAGTGTCAGGAGAACCCCGAGGAGTATTGTCTAG GAGGATACCATCCCGTGCAAACAGGGGAGATGCTCAACAGACAATACCAAGTCCTTCACAAAGTCGGGTGGGGCTATTTCTCCACAGTCTGGCTGTGTCGGGATCTACA GAAGAAAAAGTATGTGGCAGTGAAAATATCAAAGAGTGGGAAAAAGTTTAATGAGGCCGCCTTGGATGAAATCTCGCTGCTAAACTgt GTAAACGGCGCGCGCAAAAAAGAATCCCAAGGAGAAAACGTCATAGAGTTTCTACACGATTTTAAATTGATTGGAGAAAATGGGCTTC ATGCGTGTCTGGTGTTTGAGCTTCTGGGACCCTCTCTCTTACACCTGATGAAGAACCACGGGTCAAACGGGCTCCCACTGAACTGTGTGAGGAGGATTCTACAGCAG GTACTTCAGGGTCTGAACTTTCTGCACAAGAAATGCCGCATCATCCACACGGATATTAAGCCAGAAAACATTCTTGTATGCGTAAAGGCGGACAACTTGCAGCAGTATGTGGCTGAGGCCGCGGTCTGGAGCCACAACAGAGCCAGCGACGGTGCAGTTAATG GGGTTGATGCAAACTTCTTAACGCACCTGTTTGAAACGGGAAACGCGGACATGCTGGGCGTGAAAATTGCAGACTTGGGCAGCGCCTGTTGGACA TATAAACCCTTTTCCGAAGAAATCCAAACGCAGCAATACAGGGCACTGGAGGTCCTGCTGGGTTCTGGGTACAGCACCCCGGCTGATATATGGAGTACTGCGTGCATG gCATTTGAAATGGCCACCTCTTTTTACCTTTTCAAGCCGCAAGCCGGAGAACAATTTACCAGGAATGATG ATCACATTGCCTGTATGATTGAACTGCTGGGTCGGATACCACCCAAAATAGCTTTTTCGGGAAAATACTCCTCAACATTTTTCAACAAGCAAG GCGACCTCCTGCGGATTCCGTACCTGTACCCCTGTGGTCTATACGACACTCTGGTGAACCGTCATAAATGGCAGAAGAATGAGGCGCTCGTCTTCGCCAGCTTCCTCTTACCGATGCTGGATTATACGCCAGAAAGACGAGCCACAGCTGAGAAGTGTCTTGGGCACCCGTGGTTAAAACACTGA